Proteins encoded within one genomic window of Granulicella pectinivorans:
- a CDS encoding MIP/aquaporin family protein yields the protein MLTPFFGEFMGTLVIILLGEGTNAAVSLKGSKAENSGWIVVAAGWGFAVFCGVITAIACGSPGAHLNPAVTIAVAIKTGDYSSMLSFFAAQFLGAFVGAVLVWLFYKDHFAITEDQGTKLGVFCTAPAIRNPLSNLFSEVLGTAVLLLVIGCIGAKTFAPAGPAPGLAPYLVGILVWAIGLGLGGTTGYAINPARDLGPRTAHALLPIPGKGGSDWGYAWIPVVGPVVGAILIGLFLRLSGI from the coding sequence ATGCTGACACCATTTTTCGGGGAGTTCATGGGAACCCTCGTCATCATCCTGCTGGGCGAGGGCACGAATGCGGCCGTCTCGCTGAAGGGCTCGAAGGCCGAGAACTCCGGTTGGATCGTCGTCGCTGCGGGCTGGGGCTTCGCGGTCTTCTGCGGCGTGATCACGGCGATTGCGTGCGGCAGTCCGGGGGCGCACCTGAACCCCGCGGTGACGATCGCCGTAGCGATCAAGACCGGCGACTATAGCTCTATGCTTAGCTTCTTCGCGGCGCAGTTCCTGGGGGCGTTCGTGGGAGCCGTGCTGGTGTGGCTGTTTTATAAGGATCACTTCGCGATTACCGAAGACCAGGGAACGAAGCTGGGTGTGTTCTGCACCGCGCCGGCGATTCGAAACCCGCTCTCGAACCTCTTCAGCGAGGTCCTCGGCACGGCAGTTCTGCTGCTGGTGATCGGCTGCATTGGGGCCAAGACGTTCGCGCCCGCCGGACCCGCGCCTGGGCTGGCACCTTATCTGGTGGGGATTCTGGTGTGGGCGATCGGGCTTGGGCTTGGCGGCACGACCGGCTACGCGATCAACCCGGCGCGCGATCTTGGGCCACGTACGGCGCATGCGCTGCTGCCGATCCCCGGCAAGGGCGGGTCGGACTGGGGTTATGCGTGGATTCCGGTTGTGGGCCCCG
- the glpK gene encoding glycerol kinase GlpK has protein sequence MTNTISPQYLGALDQGTTSTRFMVFARAGNVVASAQKEHRQIYPNPGWVEHDPLEILRNTHFVIAEAMDDAGLKPVEIASVGITNQRETTVVWDRQTGAPIYNAIVWQDTRVADAVALLVKDGGQDRFRKQTGLPLSTYFSGLKIAWILDHVEGARGRAEKGELLFGNIDAFLLWNLTGGAHGGIHATDVTNAGRTQLMNLDTLAWDAELLSALNVPAAMLPEIRSSSEHYGDLSTTRLKGTPVCAMLGDQHAALVGQTCFEPGELKNTYGTGCFLLMNTGTEKVESTSGLLTTLGYKFGKAAPVYALEGSIAVTGSLVQWLRDNLGLIGKSEDIEALAMTVPDNGGVFFVPAFSGLYAPWWRDSARGTICGLTRYANKGHIARAVLESTALQTRDVVEAMESDSGIALKQLRTDGGMVVNETLMQFQADILNVPVVRPKMRETTALGAAYAAGLACGFYKDTTDLVQNWAIDKTWNPALDETARERHYAKWKKAITRSFDWED, from the coding sequence ATGACGAATACGATCAGCCCCCAGTATCTCGGAGCCCTCGACCAGGGCACGACGAGCACACGCTTCATGGTCTTCGCTCGCGCCGGCAATGTCGTCGCGAGCGCACAGAAGGAGCATCGGCAGATCTACCCAAATCCGGGGTGGGTGGAGCACGACCCCCTGGAGATTCTGCGGAATACGCACTTCGTGATCGCCGAAGCGATGGACGACGCAGGGTTGAAGCCGGTGGAGATCGCCTCGGTGGGCATTACGAACCAGCGCGAGACGACCGTGGTGTGGGATAGACAGACCGGCGCGCCGATCTATAACGCGATTGTGTGGCAGGACACGCGGGTAGCGGATGCCGTTGCGCTGCTGGTCAAGGACGGCGGCCAGGATCGCTTCCGCAAGCAGACGGGACTGCCGCTTTCGACCTACTTCAGCGGACTGAAGATCGCCTGGATTCTGGACCATGTGGAGGGTGCGCGGGGTCGGGCGGAGAAGGGCGAGTTGCTGTTCGGCAATATCGACGCCTTTCTCCTGTGGAACCTGACGGGCGGGGCCCATGGCGGGATTCATGCAACCGACGTGACGAATGCGGGACGCACGCAGTTGATGAATCTGGATACGCTGGCCTGGGATGCGGAGCTGCTCTCGGCTCTGAACGTACCGGCTGCGATGCTGCCGGAGATTCGGTCGAGCTCCGAACACTATGGCGACCTGAGCACGACTCGGCTGAAGGGCACGCCCGTCTGCGCGATGCTCGGCGATCAGCATGCGGCGCTTGTGGGGCAGACCTGCTTTGAACCGGGCGAGTTGAAGAACACCTACGGCACAGGCTGCTTTCTGCTGATGAATACCGGCACGGAGAAGGTTGAATCGACCAGCGGACTACTGACGACGTTAGGTTACAAATTTGGCAAAGCCGCGCCGGTCTATGCGCTGGAAGGCTCCATCGCGGTGACGGGGTCGCTGGTGCAGTGGCTGCGCGATAATTTGGGACTGATTGGGAAGAGCGAGGATATCGAGGCACTTGCGATGACGGTGCCGGATAACGGTGGCGTCTTCTTTGTCCCTGCCTTCTCCGGGTTGTATGCGCCGTGGTGGCGGGATTCGGCGCGGGGCACGATCTGCGGGTTGACGCGATACGCGAACAAGGGACATATTGCGCGTGCGGTGCTGGAGTCGACGGCGCTGCAGACGCGCGATGTGGTCGAGGCGATGGAGTCCGACTCCGGCATAGCGCTGAAGCAGCTACGCACCGACGGCGGCATGGTGGTGAATGAGACGCTGATGCAGTTCCAGGCGGATATTCTGAACGTTCCCGTCGTTCGCCCGAAGATGCGCGAGACCACGGCGCTGGGTGCGGCTTACGCGGCTGGCCTGGCGTGCGGTTTCTACAAAGACACGACCGACCTGGTGCAGAACTGGGCCATCGACAAGACATGGAATCCGGCGCTGGATGAAACTGCTCGCGAACGCCATTACGCGAAGTGGAAGAAGGCCATCACGCGTTCCTTCGACTGGGAAGATTGA
- a CDS encoding sensor domain-containing diguanylate cyclase, translating to MIEVASVAIAVSFAYFVLPRLLHWLTSLPNARTEHARFLAAAESSLDDFYIFDGVPDDSGEIVDFRFIYLNPNAERRLQRGRKDLEGKILTEVRPFMITSGLIEHYREVVSSGRPFSTEVYLDDDMIKATWISVQVVKLGDGIAITSRDITESKRLSDHVTYLAHHDQLTGLPNRTLLCDRLHQAILRAQRQNHKVAIFMLDIDHFKGINDTYGHAQGDALLIAISKRLLSTVRETDTVARMGGDEFVIVMPDFKSLEDVERCGREIVDTTARPIPIGAEEANITLSIGLCIYPDCGLDEEQLLKNADDAMYTVKTSGRNGLHLFRAGSSSKP from the coding sequence ATGATCGAGGTCGCAAGCGTGGCGATTGCCGTCTCCTTCGCCTACTTCGTGCTGCCGCGCTTGCTGCATTGGCTGACATCCCTCCCGAACGCGCGCACCGAACATGCCCGTTTTCTGGCCGCGGCGGAGAGCAGCCTCGACGACTTCTACATCTTCGATGGAGTGCCCGACGACTCCGGTGAAATCGTGGATTTCCGTTTCATCTACCTGAATCCCAATGCCGAGCGCCGGCTGCAGCGAGGCAGAAAGGATCTCGAGGGCAAGATTCTGACTGAGGTTCGCCCCTTCATGATTACGTCGGGGCTGATTGAACACTATCGCGAGGTGGTGAGCTCCGGCAGGCCTTTCTCGACCGAAGTTTATCTCGATGACGACATGATCAAGGCCACCTGGATCAGCGTGCAGGTCGTGAAGCTGGGCGACGGCATCGCCATTACGAGCCGGGATATTACGGAGAGCAAGCGGCTGAGCGATCACGTCACTTACCTGGCGCACCACGACCAGCTCACGGGATTGCCCAACCGCACGCTTCTCTGCGACCGCCTGCACCAGGCCATCTTGCGGGCGCAGCGGCAAAACCATAAAGTGGCGATCTTCATGCTCGATATCGACCATTTCAAAGGCATCAACGATACCTACGGACACGCCCAGGGCGATGCGCTGCTGATCGCCATCAGCAAACGTCTGCTCTCGACCGTACGCGAGACCGATACCGTGGCCCGCATGGGGGGCGATGAGTTTGTGATCGTCATGCCGGACTTCAAGAGCCTGGAAGATGTAGAGCGGTGCGGGCGCGAGATCGTCGATACGACGGCACGGCCGATTCCGATCGGCGCAGAGGAGGCCAACATTACGCTGAGCATCGGTCTCTGTATTTATCCCGACTGTGGACTGGATGAGGAGCAATTGCTGAAGAACGCCGATGACGCGATGTATACGGTAAAAACGAGCGGACGGAACGGCCTGCACCTGTTCCGCGCAGGTTCCTCATCAAAGCCGTAA
- a CDS encoding glycoside hydrolase family 88/105 protein produces MMKRIALFAVALALSPVLHAQKDYFSNWPAGTDPKEVGKKVADHFVTSPHQYTKTLHYSEANTWQAALAFAQLTNDDALRQGLIARFEPLMPGGSDTARVPTRQHVDDEIFGIVPLEIGIQTKDPRYLAYGKSFADRQWENPQPDGFSSETRYWVDDMYMLTMLQLEAYRATKDPVYLDRTAKEMVAYLDKLQQPNGLFYHAPDVHFFWGRGDGWFAAGMAEMLTSLPANHPQRARIMRGYKTMMASLLKYQGSDGMWRELIDHPEAWPESSSSAMFAFAMVTGVKHGWLPAATYGPAARKAWIGVVGYIDQNNDLTQVCEGTGKKADFDYYLARKRRTGDFHGQAPVLWTAAALIR; encoded by the coding sequence ATGATGAAGCGTATTGCCCTCTTCGCAGTTGCCCTTGCCCTCTCGCCCGTCCTGCACGCCCAGAAGGATTACTTCAGCAACTGGCCGGCTGGGACCGATCCGAAGGAGGTGGGCAAGAAGGTTGCCGATCACTTCGTCACCAGCCCGCACCAGTACACGAAGACGCTGCACTACTCCGAGGCGAACACGTGGCAGGCCGCGCTGGCTTTCGCGCAACTGACCAACGACGATGCGCTTCGCCAGGGGCTTATCGCCCGGTTTGAGCCGCTGATGCCGGGCGGCTCCGACACGGCGCGGGTGCCTACCCGCCAGCATGTCGATGATGAGATCTTCGGGATCGTCCCGCTGGAGATTGGCATACAGACCAAGGATCCTCGTTACCTGGCCTACGGCAAGAGCTTCGCCGACCGGCAGTGGGAGAATCCGCAGCCCGATGGCTTCTCGTCCGAGACCCGCTACTGGGTGGACGATATGTATATGTTGACGATGCTGCAACTGGAGGCCTATCGCGCGACGAAGGATCCGGTATACCTGGACCGCACCGCGAAGGAGATGGTCGCGTATCTCGACAAGCTGCAGCAGCCCAACGGCCTCTTCTACCATGCGCCGGACGTTCACTTTTTCTGGGGACGCGGCGACGGCTGGTTCGCGGCCGGCATGGCCGAGATGCTTACCTCGTTGCCCGCCAACCACCCGCAGCGCGCGCGGATCATGCGTGGCTACAAGACCATGATGGCTTCGTTGCTGAAGTACCAGGGCTCGGACGGCATGTGGCGCGAGTTGATCGACCACCCCGAGGCGTGGCCCGAGAGCTCCAGCTCCGCGATGTTCGCCTTCGCGATGGTGACGGGCGTGAAGCATGGATGGCTACCCGCGGCTACCTACGGTCCGGCAGCCCGCAAGGCCTGGATCGGCGTGGTGGGGTATATCGACCAGAACAACGACCTGACGCAGGTGTGTGAAGGCACGGGCAAGAAGGCCGATTTCGACTATTATCTGGCACGCAAGCGCCGTACCGGAGACTTCCACGGGCAGGCACCGGTGCTCTGGACGGCGGCGGCTCTGATCCGTTAA
- a CDS encoding glycoside hydrolase family 3 C-terminal domain-containing protein has protein sequence MTARQIALLLALSAAPLAQAQKPLPYLDPSLPIPERVDDLVGRMTLEEKVGQTIDVAPAIERLGVPAYNWWNEGLHGVARSGNATVFPQAIGMAATWDVPLIEKIGDTISTEARAKYNDALARNSHERYYGLTIWSPNINIFRDPRWGRGQETYGEDPFLTAHLGMAFVRGLQGNDPKYFKVIATPKHFAVHSGPESTRHLANIDPTPHDLWDTYLPAFRALIVDAHADSIMCAYNAVDGAPACGSKMLLGEILRRDWNFQGFVTSDCGAIDDFYKPNTHKTSPDKEAAAAAGIKAGTDTNCGNTYLALTAAVKRGDVTEAEIDTSVRRLFTARYRLGMFDPAASVPWSSLPMSVVENEEHRALAAQAADKSMVLLKNDGVLPLKPGVRTIAVVGPNAASLAALEGNYNAIARDPVLPVDAVAAEFPHAKVVYAQGSPYDAALQLPVPRTAFHTGDAEGLKAEYFPGGSFYTLPTVTRVDKQIDFDWMGASPAPGLPIENFAVRWTGTITAPEAGPYPMNIRLHCEFCSSQQTFAVYLDGLLATTSVPVSGKTRQTANNKFTIDLPDTKPHALRVDYVHTNSRADAGITLEWNPPTTPLLNEAVAVAKKADVVLAFVGLSRDLEGEEMPIHVDGFAGGDRTDIKLPAAQQTMLEALVSTGKPVVVVLMNGSALAVNWAQEHAAAILEGWYPGEEGGRAIARTLSGKNNPAGRLPVTFYAGVDQIPAFDDYGMSGRTYRYFKGQPLYGFGYGLSYTTFQYSNVKLSTKTLKAGDTLTVEADVRNTGTRAGDEVAELYLTPPTTAVSPARALDGFQRIHLAPGAVQHVSFQLDPRTLSQVDVKGDRSVTPGEYKVFVGGAQPTAASTPAIFSITGSQTLPH, from the coding sequence ATGACCGCACGACAGATCGCCCTTCTTCTCGCCCTTTCGGCTGCACCGCTTGCTCAGGCGCAGAAGCCTTTGCCGTATCTCGATCCGAGTCTGCCGATTCCGGAACGCGTGGATGACCTGGTTGGGCGGATGACGCTCGAGGAGAAGGTAGGGCAGACGATCGATGTAGCACCGGCCATCGAGCGGCTGGGCGTTCCGGCCTACAACTGGTGGAACGAGGGTCTCCACGGCGTCGCGCGGTCGGGCAATGCGACGGTCTTTCCGCAGGCGATTGGCATGGCCGCGACGTGGGATGTGCCGCTGATTGAGAAGATCGGCGATACGATCTCCACCGAGGCGAGGGCGAAGTACAACGATGCGCTGGCGCGGAACAGCCACGAGCGTTACTACGGGCTAACGATCTGGTCGCCGAACATCAACATCTTTCGCGATCCGCGCTGGGGGCGTGGGCAGGAGACGTATGGAGAAGACCCGTTTCTGACCGCGCACCTGGGCATGGCGTTTGTGCGTGGACTCCAAGGCAACGATCCGAAGTACTTCAAGGTGATTGCGACGCCGAAACACTTCGCGGTCCACTCCGGGCCGGAGTCGACGCGGCACCTGGCGAATATCGATCCCACCCCGCATGACCTTTGGGATACGTATCTGCCTGCGTTTCGTGCGTTGATCGTCGATGCCCATGCGGACTCTATTATGTGCGCGTACAACGCGGTCGATGGGGCTCCCGCGTGCGGCAGCAAGATGCTGCTGGGGGAGATTCTGCGCAGGGACTGGAACTTTCAGGGCTTTGTGACATCGGACTGCGGGGCGATCGACGACTTTTATAAACCGAACACGCACAAGACCAGTCCGGACAAAGAGGCGGCGGCAGCAGCCGGCATCAAGGCTGGGACGGATACGAACTGCGGCAATACGTATCTGGCTCTGACGGCTGCGGTGAAGCGCGGTGATGTAACCGAGGCCGAGATCGATACTTCGGTGCGCCGGCTGTTTACGGCTCGTTACCGGCTGGGGATGTTCGACCCGGCGGCGAGCGTACCGTGGTCTTCGCTGCCGATGTCGGTGGTGGAGAACGAGGAGCATCGTGCGCTGGCTGCGCAGGCCGCGGACAAGTCCATGGTGCTGTTGAAGAATGACGGCGTGCTGCCCTTGAAGCCGGGCGTTCGCACGATTGCCGTCGTCGGGCCGAATGCGGCTTCGCTTGCGGCGCTGGAGGGGAATTACAACGCGATCGCGCGCGATCCGGTGCTGCCGGTCGATGCGGTTGCGGCGGAGTTTCCGCATGCGAAGGTGGTTTACGCGCAGGGCTCGCCCTACGATGCGGCGCTCCAGCTTCCCGTGCCGCGCACGGCCTTCCACACGGGCGATGCGGAGGGGCTCAAGGCCGAGTACTTCCCTGGCGGCAGCTTCTACACGCTGCCCACCGTGACCCGCGTTGACAAGCAGATCGACTTCGACTGGATGGGCGCTTCGCCCGCTCCGGGTTTGCCGATCGAGAACTTTGCGGTTCGCTGGACAGGCACGATCACGGCTCCGGAGGCTGGTCCTTACCCGATGAATATCCGGCTGCATTGCGAGTTCTGCAGCTCGCAACAGACCTTTGCGGTGTATCTCGATGGTCTGCTTGCGACCACATCGGTTCCTGTCAGCGGAAAGACGCGACAGACGGCCAACAACAAGTTCACGATCGATCTTCCCGACACGAAGCCGCATGCTCTCCGGGTCGACTATGTGCACACCAACTCGCGCGCCGATGCGGGCATTACGCTCGAATGGAATCCGCCCACCACGCCCCTGCTGAACGAGGCCGTGGCCGTGGCGAAGAAGGCGGACGTGGTGCTGGCGTTCGTGGGACTGTCGCGCGATCTTGAAGGCGAAGAGATGCCGATTCATGTGGACGGCTTCGCGGGTGGAGACCGGACCGACATCAAGCTGCCTGCCGCGCAGCAGACGATGCTGGAGGCGTTGGTGTCGACGGGTAAGCCGGTCGTCGTTGTGCTGATGAACGGGTCTGCGCTAGCGGTGAACTGGGCGCAGGAGCATGCTGCCGCGATTCTCGAGGGATGGTATCCCGGCGAGGAGGGCGGACGGGCGATTGCGCGCACGCTGAGCGGAAAGAACAATCCGGCGGGACGCCTGCCGGTGACGTTCTATGCCGGTGTCGACCAGATTCCGGCCTTCGATGACTACGGGATGAGTGGCCGCACCTATCGCTACTTCAAGGGACAGCCGCTCTATGGCTTTGGATACGGGTTGAGCTATACGACGTTCCAGTACTCCAATGTGAAGCTTTCGACGAAGACGCTGAAGGCTGGCGATACCCTGACCGTCGAGGCAGACGTGCGCAATACGGGCACCCGAGCGGGGGATGAAGTTGCCGAACTCTACCTGACGCCGCCGACTACCGCCGTCTCGCCGGCACGTGCGCTCGACGGCTTCCAGCGGATTCATCTTGCGCCGGGAGCGGTGCAGCACGTGAGCTTTCAGCTCGATCCGCGCACGCTTTCGCAGGTCGATGTGAAGGGCGACCGATCCGTGACGCCGGGCGAGTACAAGGTGTTCGTCGGCGGCGCACAGCCCACGGCAGCCTCAACGCCCGCGATCTTTTCGATTACGGGATCGCAGACACTTCCGCACTAA
- a CDS encoding cupin domain-containing protein yields the protein MLTRRDLLVALIAIGTTCGVLAAANPERKLIRSSTYDWNSFVAKPTPIGETRFVANGPTATLQNLEMHITTLNPGKESHPPHRHPNEELIILRQGTVETLSNGKWVRLGPGSVIFNGSNELHGLRNVGQDQAIYHVINVQTAATPAPLPAAKP from the coding sequence ATGCTTACCCGTCGCGATCTTTTGGTCGCCTTGATTGCTATCGGTACGACGTGCGGCGTTCTTGCCGCGGCCAATCCTGAGCGAAAGCTGATTCGGTCCTCCACCTACGACTGGAACAGCTTTGTGGCGAAGCCTACGCCGATCGGCGAGACGCGCTTTGTGGCCAATGGGCCCACGGCAACGCTCCAGAACCTGGAGATGCACATTACGACACTGAATCCGGGCAAGGAATCGCACCCGCCGCATCGTCATCCGAACGAGGAACTGATCATTCTGCGGCAGGGTACGGTGGAGACACTTTCGAACGGGAAGTGGGTGCGGCTCGGGCCTGGCTCGGTCATCTTCAACGGCTCGAACGAACTGCATGGCCTGCGGAACGTCGGCCAGGATCAGGCGATCTACCATGTCATCAACGTCCAGACGGCCGCTACGCCAGCACCTTTGCCTGCAGCGAAGCCCTAG
- a CDS encoding sulfite exporter TauE/SafE family protein, giving the protein MSPFAILGGLALGVVIGVISGTVGIGGGALLIPALVYFYGMTQIRAQGTSLATLLLPIGFFAFWTYYKAGHADLKLAMLLSVGFALGGWLGGNWAQHLSETALRRGFAALLLVLAAKLAFSR; this is encoded by the coding sequence ATGAGCCCCTTCGCCATCCTGGGTGGCCTCGCGCTGGGCGTCGTCATCGGCGTGATCTCCGGCACCGTTGGGATCGGCGGCGGCGCGCTGCTGATTCCCGCGCTCGTCTACTTCTACGGCATGACGCAGATTCGAGCGCAGGGCACCTCGCTCGCGACGCTTCTGCTGCCAATCGGCTTCTTCGCCTTCTGGACCTACTACAAGGCCGGCCATGCGGATCTCAAGCTCGCGATGCTGCTGTCGGTGGGTTTCGCGCTGGGTGGCTGGCTGGGCGGAAACTGGGCGCAGCACCTCTCGGAGACGGCGCTCCGCCGCGGCTTCGCGGCGCTCCTCCTGGTGCTCGCGGCAAAGCTCGCCTTCAGCCGCTAG
- a CDS encoding rhodanese-like domain-containing protein, with the protein MKTRLIDVREYPEFAAGYIDGAEHVPLGSIAASSGAWDRSAPLVIVCRSGRRAEQARQQLAGVGFGDVTILEGGVERWAAQGKPLLTIERRPWSMERQVRVAAGSLILLSMTLALTLSRYFLLGTAFVGAGLVFAGVSDLCMMATVLGAMPWNRRTGRCA; encoded by the coding sequence ATGAAAACACGACTGATCGATGTGCGGGAGTATCCCGAGTTTGCCGCAGGCTATATCGACGGGGCTGAACATGTGCCCCTGGGCAGTATCGCGGCGAGCAGCGGCGCGTGGGACCGGTCGGCACCGCTCGTGATCGTCTGCCGCTCCGGACGCCGCGCGGAGCAGGCGAGGCAGCAACTGGCTGGCGTTGGCTTTGGCGACGTGACCATCCTCGAAGGGGGCGTCGAACGCTGGGCCGCGCAGGGAAAACCCCTCCTCACGATCGAGCGGAGGCCATGGTCGATGGAACGGCAGGTGCGCGTTGCCGCCGGTTCGCTTATTCTTCTTTCCATGACCCTTGCCTTGACGCTCTCGCGCTACTTTCTGCTCGGCACCGCCTTCGTGGGAGCCGGCCTGGTCTTTGCCGGCGTCAGCGACCTCTGCATGATGGCAACCGTGCTGGGTGCGATGCCCTGGAACCGCCGGACGGGGCGTTGCGCATGA
- a CDS encoding ArsR/SmtB family transcription factor: MMQDEMSDKMMDLVARRFRTLGEPFRLRILQQLETGEKAVGALVASLDGNQPNVSKHLTILHDAGLVSRRREGTSILYAISDPMVFRLCELVCKSEAKKSKREFEALSGAAPRKVRA, translated from the coding sequence ATGATGCAAGACGAAATGTCGGACAAGATGATGGACCTCGTGGCACGGCGCTTCCGGACGCTCGGCGAGCCCTTCCGGCTGCGCATTCTGCAGCAGCTCGAGACCGGGGAAAAAGCCGTCGGCGCACTGGTCGCATCCCTCGACGGCAACCAGCCGAACGTGTCCAAGCACCTGACCATCCTGCACGATGCGGGGCTCGTCAGCCGCCGCCGCGAGGGCACCTCGATCCTCTATGCGATCAGCGACCCCATGGTCTTTCGTCTCTGCGAGCTGGTCTGCAAGAGCGAGGCAAAGAAGAGCAAGCGCGAGTTCGAAGCATTGAGCGGCGCGGCTCCCCGCAAGGTGCGCGCATGA
- a CDS encoding MBL fold metallo-hydrolase, translated as MNVERFEVPGLAQYSYLVSDNGEAAVIDPIRDIDRYIAYAAEHGLRIVAILETHIHADFAAGSVALAAATGAPLCLSAYDEGELYRYAMPHRALHHGERVSIGGARLEAVHTPGHTPEHLSFLLFESGATQPTAMFSGDFLFAGSLGRPDLLGEGAKQGLAHALYGSLTQRLSGLPDALTVYPGHGAGSLCGSGMSGHAATTLGSERATNPFFRLAAEAFVTTILASVPPMPAYYPRMKQLNADGAPVLATLPGASALSVQTVFSASTDPAFVLVDLRTPAEFGDGHIPGAVNIGVEGNLSLWAGWMLDPTKRIVLIGGDGDEAETRLALIRVGLDAIAGHLDGGMPAWTAAGLPVAETVQFAPVDAAAQANTSMLLDVRNEAERREGVIPGSRAAMLGDLLEAVAPIPRDTPLITVCAGGYRASLAASLLLRAGFTHVGSLAGGVGAWLEAGMPLEKQPG; from the coding sequence ATGAACGTGGAACGTTTTGAAGTGCCCGGCCTCGCTCAGTACTCCTATCTCGTCTCGGACAACGGCGAGGCCGCGGTCATCGATCCCATCCGCGATATCGACCGTTATATCGCCTACGCGGCCGAGCATGGCCTGCGCATCGTCGCGATCCTCGAAACCCACATCCACGCCGATTTCGCCGCGGGTTCGGTCGCGCTCGCCGCGGCTACGGGAGCTCCCCTCTGCCTCAGCGCCTACGACGAGGGGGAGCTCTACCGCTACGCCATGCCGCATCGCGCCCTCCACCATGGAGAGCGTGTCTCGATCGGCGGCGCGCGCCTCGAGGCCGTTCACACCCCTGGGCACACCCCGGAGCACCTGTCGTTTCTGCTCTTCGAATCCGGAGCCACCCAGCCCACCGCGATGTTCTCCGGAGATTTCCTCTTCGCCGGCTCGCTCGGACGTCCCGATCTGCTTGGCGAGGGCGCGAAACAAGGCCTCGCGCACGCCCTGTATGGCAGCCTGACCCAACGCCTGTCCGGTCTGCCCGATGCGTTGACGGTCTACCCCGGCCACGGCGCGGGCTCCCTCTGCGGATCCGGCATGAGCGGCCACGCCGCCACCACGCTCGGCTCCGAGCGCGCCACCAACCCGTTCTTCCGTCTGGCCGCAGAGGCGTTCGTCACCACCATCCTGGCCTCCGTGCCGCCGATGCCCGCCTACTATCCACGGATGAAGCAGCTCAATGCAGACGGCGCGCCGGTGCTTGCGACGCTGCCGGGTGCCTCGGCTCTTTCGGTGCAGACGGTCTTCTCGGCCTCCACGGATCCTGCGTTTGTCCTGGTCGATCTGCGGACCCCGGCGGAGTTCGGGGATGGCCACATCCCCGGTGCGGTCAACATTGGCGTGGAGGGGAACCTGTCTCTCTGGGCGGGATGGATGCTCGACCCCACGAAGCGGATCGTCCTGATCGGGGGCGACGGCGACGAAGCCGAGACGCGTCTCGCGCTCATCCGCGTTGGCCTCGACGCGATCGCGGGCCATCTCGATGGAGGCATGCCAGCCTGGACTGCGGCAGGTTTACCCGTCGCTGAAACGGTGCAGTTCGCGCCCGTAGACGCCGCTGCGCAGGCGAATACCTCCATGCTTCTCGACGTACGCAACGAGGCGGAGCGGAGGGAAGGCGTAATTCCGGGTTCGCGCGCGGCTATGCTGGGCGATCTTCTGGAGGCGGTTGCGCCGATTCCGCGGGACACGCCGCTGATCACGGTCTGTGCGGGCGGATACCGCGCCAGCCTCGCCGCCAGCCTCCTGCTGAGAGCCGGTTTTACGCACGTCGGCAGCCTGGCGGGTGGTGTCGGCGCATGGCTGGAGGCGGGGATGCCGCTCGAGAAACAGCCGGGCTGA